A genomic region of Apteryx mantelli isolate bAptMan1 chromosome 12, bAptMan1.hap1, whole genome shotgun sequence contains the following coding sequences:
- the LOC136993212 gene encoding ankyrin repeat domain-containing protein 7-like produces the protein MKRLFGLFSKGQGPPPSPSGGTSLPCVGAASELREKELGKLHRAAASGDLARVRRPWWLRRLGIDRQDKAKRTPLHLACANGHSEVVSYLVGNKCKLDPRDNFKRSPLMKAVQCQQEECVAILLAHGADPNLADVNGSTALHLAAIAPNTSLAGQLLEHNARIDARNKMGYTPLALAVSKHHEKMVEFLLKKGADVHARDQSERTPLMLAASAGDMSVIEVLLRYGADLSQEDILGWTVEDYARTSGHARVSQHLVDSAVGEKAGEASAGGAKGVPALSTPPGAGAAGFALGACALASGGVTSAAGVEWEEDSDSPWDSEVLSSLHSSTSCLSAEAAVKQQAMAGELQEEVADALEKQSLPEALLEVTKLCCSELKEGKLQLQEELDRVKAKVGKACNYVNDCDNVVFPSVVLQLQELEEQCVRSERCVQDLKTALENKQREALASSQQLQDLLGASSGAVSLKDLEE, from the exons ATGAAGAGGCTCTTCGGGCTcttcagcaaggggcaggggccgccgccgtcgccgtccGGCGGCACTTCCCTGCCCTGCGTCGGCGCCGCCTCCGAGCTCcgcgagaaggagctgggcaagctgcaccgcgcggccgcCAGCGGCGACCTGGCACGGGTGCGGCGGCCGTGGTGGCTGCGGAGACTCGGCATCGACAGGCAGGACAAGGCGAAGCG gacccctctgcatcttgcttgcgCTAACGGGCATTCGGAGGTTGTTTCCTATTTAGTAGGAAACAAGTGCAAGCTGGATCCTCGTGACAATTTCAAGAGATCGCCGCTGATGAAG gcagtacagtgccagcaagaagaatgcGTTGCCATTCTGCTAGCGCACGGTGCCGACCCTAATCTTGCCGATGTTAacggcagcactgcccttcacctcgctgccattgctcctaacacctctctaGCAGGGCAGTTACTGGAGCACAATGCCCGTATTGATGCACGGAATAAG atgggatacaCTCCCCTTGCTCTTGCCGTGTCCAAACATCACGAAaagatggtggagttcctgctTAAAAAAGGAGCTGACGTGCACGCTCGAGATCAGTCTGAAAG GACCCCTCttatgcttgctgcttctgctggggacaTGAGCGTGATAGAAGTTCTTCTTCGCTATGGTGCTGATCTTTCCCAGGAAGACATTCTTGGATGGACAGTGGAGGATTACGCTAGAACTTCTGGACATGCTCG tgttagtcaacacctggtagactctgcagtcggggaaaaggcgggagaagcttctgcaggcggcgcaaagggcgtgccagcgcttagcacgcctcccggagcaggagctgctggctttgcattggGTGCCTGCGCTCTGGCCAGCGGAG GTGTTACGTCGGCAGCAGGAGTGGAGTGGGAGGAAGACAGCGACTCTCCCTGGGACTCCGAGGTGCTTTCA AGCCTGCATTCCTCGACGTCCTGCCTGAGTGCAGAAGCAGCAGTGAAACAGCAG GCTATggctggagagctgcaggaggaggtagCCGATGCTCTCGAAAAGCAGTCACTTCCCGAAGCTTTGCTTGAAGTTACAAAGCTTTGTTGCAGTGAGCTGAAGGAAGGCAAATTGCAGTTGCAGGAGGAACTGGACAGGGTTAAAGCCAAGGTAGGCAAAGCCTGTAACTACGTTAATGACTGTGACAACGTTGTTTTTCCCT CTGTGGTTTTACAGTTGCAGGAGTTGGAAGAGCAGTGTGTTCGGTCTGAGCGTTGTGTTCAGGATTTGAAGACAGCCCTGGAAAATAAGCAAAGAGAAGCGCTGGCTTCTTCCCAGCAACTGCAAGATCTTCTGGGAGCCTCCTCGGGAGCTGTTAGCCTAAAAGACCTGGAAGAATGA
- the LOC136993213 gene encoding ankyrin repeat domain-containing protein 20B-like: MKRLFGLFSKGQGPPPSPSGGTSLPCVGAASELREKELGKLHRAAASGDLARVRRPWWLRRLGIDRQDKAKRTPLHLACANGHSEVVSYLVGNKCKLDPRDNFKRSPLMKAVQCQQEECVAILLAHGADPNLADVNGSTALHLAAIAPNTSLAGQLLEHNARIDARNKMGYTPLALAVSKHHEKMVEFLLKKGADVHARDQSERTPLMLAASAGDMSVIEVLLRYGADLSQEDILGWTVEDYARTSGHARVSQHLVDSAVGEKAGEASAGGAKGVPALSTPPGAGAAGFALGACALASGGVTSAAGVEWEEDSDSPWDSEVLSSLHSSTSCLSAEAAVKQQAMAGELQEEVADALEKQSLPEALLEVTKLCCSELKEGKLQLQEELDRVKAKLQESEEQRVQSERCVQDLKTALENKQREVAASSQQLQGLLGASSGAVSLKDLEERVGQLELANASLEGRAQQHNDSLAVLQKELHGSASFLGFRNLPLPRFQE; encoded by the exons ATGAAGAGGCTCTTCGGGCTcttcagcaaggggcaggggccgccgccgtcgccgtccGGCGGCACTTCCCTGCCCTGCGTCGGCGCCGCCTCCGAGCTCcgcgagaaggagctgggcaagctgcaccgcgcggccgcCAGCGGCGACCTGGCACGGGTGCGGCGGCCGTGGTGGCTGCGGAGACTCGGCATCGACAGGCAGGACAAGGCGAAGCG gacccctctgcatcttgcttgcgCTAACGGGCATTCGGAGGTTGTTTCCTATTTAGTAGGAAACAAGTGCAAGCTGGATCCTCGTGACAATTTCAAGAGATCGCCGCTGATGAAG gcagtacagtgccagcaagaagaatgcGTTGCCATTCTGCTAGCGCACGGTGCCGACCCTAATCTTGCCGATGTTAacggcagcactgcccttcacctcgctgccattgctcctaacacctctctaGCAGGGCAGTTACTGGAGCACAATGCCCGTATTGATGCACGGAATAAG atgggatacaCTCCCCTTGCTCTTGCCGTGTCCAAACATCACGAAaagatggtggagttcctgctTAAAAAAGGAGCTGACGTGCACGCTCGAGATCAGTCTGAAAG GACCCCTCttatgcttgctgcttctgctggggacaTGAGCGTGATAGAAGTTCTTCTTCGCTATGGTGCTGATCTTTCCCAGGAAGACATTCTTGGATGGACAGTGGAGGATTACGCTAGAACTTCTGGACATGCTCG tgttagtcaacacctggtagactctgcagtcggggaaaaggcgggagaagcttctgcaggcggcgcaaagggcgtgccagcgcttagcacgcctcccggagcaggagctgctggctttgcattggGTGCCTGCGCTCTGGCCAGCGGAG GTGTTACGTCGGCAGCAGGAGTGGAGTGGGAGGAAGACAGCGACTCTCCCTGGGACTCCGAGGTGCTTTCA AGCCTGCATTCCTCGACGTCCTGCCTGAGTGCAGAAGCAGCAGTGAAACAGCAG GCTATggctggagagctgcaggaggaggtagCCGATGCTCTCGAAAAGCAGTCACTTCCCGAAGCTTTGCTTGAAGTTACAAAGCTTTGTTGCAGTGAGCTGAAGGAAGGCAAATTGCAGTTGCAGGAGGAACTGGACAGGGTTAAAGCCAAG TTGCAGGAGTCGGAAGAGCAGCGTGTTCAGTCTGAGCGTTGTGTTCAGGATTTGAAGACAGCCCTGGAAAATAAGCAAAGAGAAGTGGCAGCCTCTTCCCAGCAACTGCAAGGCCTTCTGGGAGCCTCCTCGGGAGCTGTTAGCCTAAAAGACCTGGAAGAACGAGTGGGACA GCTTGAACTTGCAAACGCCAGCCTGGAAGGCAGAGCCCAACAACACAACGATAGCCTCGCAGTTCTTCAGAAAGAGCTGCACGGCTCTGCCTCT TTCCTGGGCTTCCGGAACCTTCCCTTGCCCCGGTTCCAGGAGTGA